The proteins below come from a single Crossiella sp. CA-258035 genomic window:
- a CDS encoding GTP-binding protein, giving the protein MRKQLIPVIVVAGFLGSGKTTLLNHLLHNSRGARIGVVVNDFGQVNIDAMLVAGQADSMVSLSNGCLCCVADTSELDELLDRLARPQARIDVIVIEASGLAEPQTLVRMVATSENPRLSYGGLVEVVDAVEFEATRQRHPELDKHLRLADLVVLNKTDRIDDTERLLLLNELEQLAPGTPVVAAEHGRVDTGLLFDHEPRAEDLSQPRQLTLDELLREHDDHHEHLHTGYDSVTFTEPAPLHPGRLMDFLQDRPTGVYRIKGFVHFGLPGHDQRFTLHTVGSHLRVTRSPWPRGESRLNQLVLIGTDVDPGEVLGRLAGCVDPDPASTQERTMLRLLAALDEPQPEN; this is encoded by the coding sequence GTGCGCAAGCAGCTGATCCCGGTCATCGTGGTCGCCGGATTCCTCGGTTCCGGCAAGACGACCCTGCTCAACCACCTGCTGCACAACAGCAGGGGCGCCCGGATCGGGGTGGTGGTCAACGACTTCGGCCAGGTCAACATCGACGCGATGCTGGTCGCCGGGCAGGCCGACTCGATGGTCTCGCTGTCCAACGGCTGCCTGTGCTGCGTGGCCGACACCTCCGAGCTGGACGAGTTGCTGGACCGGCTGGCCCGGCCGCAGGCCCGGATCGACGTGATCGTGATCGAGGCCAGCGGACTGGCCGAACCGCAGACCCTGGTGCGCATGGTGGCCACCAGCGAGAACCCCCGGCTCAGCTACGGCGGGCTGGTCGAGGTGGTGGACGCGGTGGAGTTCGAGGCCACCCGGCAACGGCACCCCGAGCTGGACAAGCACCTGCGGCTGGCGGATCTGGTGGTGCTCAACAAGACCGACCGGATCGACGACACCGAGCGGTTGCTGCTGCTCAACGAGCTGGAGCAGCTGGCGCCCGGCACGCCGGTGGTGGCCGCCGAGCACGGCAGGGTGGACACCGGCCTGCTCTTCGACCACGAGCCGCGCGCCGAGGACCTGTCCCAGCCCCGCCAGCTGACCCTGGACGAGCTGCTCCGCGAGCACGACGACCACCACGAACACCTGCACACCGGCTACGACAGCGTCACCTTCACCGAGCCCGCGCCCCTGCACCCGGGGCGGCTGATGGACTTCCTCCAGGACCGCCCCACCGGCGTCTACCGGATCAAGGGCTTCGTCCACTTCGGCCTACCCGGCCACGACCAGCGGTTCACCCTGCACACCGTCGGCAGTCACCTGCGGGTGACCCGTTCGCCCTGGCCGCGCGGGGAGTCCCGGCTCAACCAGCTGGTGCTGATCGGCACGGACGTGGACCCCGGCGAGGTGCTCGGACGGCTCGCCGGGTGCGTGGACCCGGACCCGGCGAGCACGCAGGAGCGCACCATGCTGCGACTGCTGGCCGCACTGGACGAACCTCAGCCGGAGAACTGA
- a CDS encoding TetR/AcrR family transcriptional regulator, whose translation MPPTADHEARRHQVATALLSVIATHGLEAASIARVAEAAGASTGLVQRYFRSKDELLLFAFDHLVEQTLARLVAAEHVGSIRIRLFRGLRTMLPLDEERITEARVTQAFATRALHSPRLRRVIDASAQMVRKQCAATLRRAQELGEAPAHLDADFEATMLVAFTDGLTSTIVADPAAISPGEADRMLLRYLDRVFEVAAPH comes from the coding sequence GTGCCACCGACCGCCGACCACGAGGCCCGCCGCCACCAGGTGGCCACCGCCCTGCTGTCGGTGATCGCGACCCACGGCCTGGAGGCGGCCAGCATCGCCAGGGTGGCCGAAGCGGCTGGCGCGTCCACCGGCCTGGTGCAACGGTACTTCCGCAGCAAGGACGAGTTGCTGCTCTTTGCCTTCGACCACCTCGTCGAGCAGACCCTGGCTCGGCTGGTGGCGGCCGAGCACGTCGGCTCGATCCGGATCCGGCTGTTCCGGGGGCTGCGCACCATGCTGCCGCTGGACGAGGAGCGGATCACCGAGGCCAGGGTGACCCAGGCCTTCGCCACCCGCGCCCTGCACAGTCCTCGGCTACGCAGGGTCATCGACGCCTCGGCGCAGATGGTGCGCAAGCAGTGCGCGGCCACCCTGCGCCGGGCCCAGGAGCTGGGCGAGGCTCCCGCGCACCTGGACGCCGACTTCGAGGCCACCATGCTGGTCGCCTTCACCGACGGCCTGACCTCGACCATCGTCGCCGACCCGGCCGCGATCAGCCCTGGGGAGGCTGACCGCATGCTGCTCCGCTACCTCGACCGCGTCTTCGAGGTGGCCGCACCGCACTAG
- a CDS encoding GAP family protein yields the protein MLVLTLSVLGLAVVDSINPSVLGVTLFLLLKRQTGRSATIQVLTYLAAVAATYFTLGVLLMLGLSALSGQLGNLLQSPVTYAITGVLGVALFAWSWVDHRLDKKNPERHRDRKPRLPISDRLPALFALGLLVSILEFSTALPFLAAVALMTTNGLSAAVWLPLLAVYVLIMVLPELVLLAVFRLLSESRRARLERLRDKMAANTRKTVQWIAAIVGFLLIRNAVGYFAIALGWYPPKG from the coding sequence ATGCTCGTGCTCACACTGTCCGTGCTCGGCCTCGCCGTGGTGGACAGCATCAACCCGTCAGTCCTCGGCGTCACACTGTTCCTGCTGCTCAAACGCCAGACCGGCCGCTCGGCCACGATCCAGGTGCTGACCTACCTGGCCGCGGTGGCCGCCACGTACTTCACCCTCGGCGTGCTGCTCATGCTCGGTCTGAGCGCGTTGTCCGGGCAGCTCGGCAACCTGCTGCAGAGCCCGGTCACCTACGCGATCACCGGCGTGCTCGGGGTGGCGCTGTTCGCCTGGAGCTGGGTGGATCACCGGCTGGACAAGAAGAACCCGGAACGCCACCGCGACCGCAAGCCCCGGCTGCCGATCTCCGACCGCCTGCCCGCGCTGTTCGCCCTCGGCCTGCTGGTCTCGATCCTGGAGTTCTCCACCGCGCTGCCGTTCCTGGCCGCGGTGGCCCTGATGACCACCAACGGTCTCTCCGCCGCGGTCTGGCTGCCGCTGCTCGCGGTCTACGTGCTGATCATGGTGCTGCCCGAGCTGGTCCTGCTCGCGGTGTTCCGCCTGCTCAGCGAGAGCCGACGGGCGCGGCTGGAACGCCTGCGGGACAAGATGGCGGCCAACACCCGCAAGACCGTGCAGTGGATCGCCGCGATCGTCGGCTTCCTGCTGATCCGCAACGCCGTCGGCTACTTCGCGATCGCCCTCGGCTGGTACCCGCCGAAGGGCTGA
- a CDS encoding phosphotransferase, translating to MDETGPVLAEEIAAVEAALGSRVLASRTLAGGFSHQTSLLTLTDGQVVARRGGPDPAIEAAVMAAARPLVPVPEVLLVRPVMVLEHITGTLLSQVLADDSLSPADLRALGAEVGGVAAAVSARAFDRPGFFADEQLTVRPERPWSQQLPEVVAEWLAATPESRLPAAAKSAWLALCTAHAPALTAVDGHARLVHSDLNPKNILISRAGRGWRVDALLDWEFSYSGCPYGDAANMARFDADCPAEFLTGFRAAFAEHQPTDLPPLADWAYLGRVLDMFALTELVTRPEPHPVADQAAERIRHWSEHGIPS from the coding sequence GTGGACGAGACTGGGCCGGTGCTCGCCGAGGAGATCGCCGCCGTGGAAGCCGCACTGGGCAGCAGGGTGCTGGCCAGCCGCACCCTGGCCGGCGGCTTCTCGCACCAGACCAGCCTGCTCACGCTGACCGACGGCCAGGTGGTGGCCCGTCGCGGCGGCCCCGATCCGGCGATCGAGGCGGCGGTGATGGCCGCGGCCCGCCCGCTCGTGCCGGTGCCGGAGGTGCTGCTGGTCCGGCCGGTCATGGTGCTCGAACACATCACCGGCACCCTGCTCAGCCAGGTGCTGGCCGACGACTCGCTCAGCCCCGCGGACCTGCGCGCGCTCGGCGCCGAGGTCGGCGGGGTCGCGGCGGCGGTGAGCGCGCGGGCGTTCGACCGGCCGGGCTTCTTCGCCGACGAGCAGCTCACCGTCCGTCCGGAACGCCCCTGGTCCCAGCAGCTGCCGGAGGTGGTGGCGGAGTGGTTGGCGGCCACCCCGGAGTCCCGCCTGCCCGCCGCCGCCAAGTCCGCCTGGCTGGCGCTGTGCACGGCGCACGCCCCGGCGCTGACCGCGGTCGACGGGCACGCCCGGCTGGTGCACTCCGACCTCAACCCGAAGAACATCCTCATCAGCAGGGCCGGTCGCGGCTGGCGGGTGGACGCGCTGCTGGACTGGGAGTTCAGCTACTCGGGCTGCCCGTACGGCGACGCGGCGAACATGGCCCGCTTCGACGCGGATTGCCCAGCGGAGTTCCTGACCGGTTTCCGCGCCGCCTTCGCCGAGCACCAGCCCACCGACCTGCCACCCCTCGCGGACTGGGCCTACCTGGGCCGGGTGCTGGACATGTTCGCCCTCACCGAGCTGGTCACCCGCCCGGAGCCGCACCCCGTCGCGGACCAGGCGGCCGAGCGGATCCGGCACTGGTCAGAGCACGGTATCCCCAGCTGA
- a CDS encoding DinB family protein — translation MTDPKADLRHYLQTAREALLWKLDGLGEYDIRRPLTPTGTNLLGLVKHVAGCEVGYFGLVFGRPFAQELPWLSDDVEPNSDLWATADESRADIIDLYRRVWTHSDQTITSLPLDAVGRVPHWPAERAEVTLHKVLTHMIAETHRHAGHADIVRELIDGTTGLRPDNDNLPEADKSWWAAYHANLEQVAREAGQPT, via the coding sequence ATGACCGACCCCAAGGCCGACCTGCGCCACTACCTCCAGACCGCCCGCGAAGCCCTGCTGTGGAAGCTCGACGGCCTCGGCGAGTACGACATCCGCCGCCCGCTCACCCCCACGGGCACGAACCTGTTGGGCCTGGTCAAGCACGTGGCAGGCTGCGAAGTCGGCTACTTCGGCCTGGTCTTCGGCCGCCCGTTCGCCCAGGAACTGCCCTGGCTGTCCGATGACGTCGAGCCCAACTCCGACCTGTGGGCGACCGCCGACGAGTCCCGCGCGGACATCATCGACCTGTACCGCAGGGTGTGGACACATTCGGACCAGACGATCACCAGCCTGCCCCTGGACGCGGTCGGCCGGGTGCCGCACTGGCCGGCCGAGCGCGCCGAGGTGACCCTGCACAAGGTGCTGACCCACATGATCGCCGAGACCCACCGGCACGCCGGCCACGCCGACATCGTCCGCGAACTGATCGATGGCACCACCGGCCTGCGCCCGGACAACGACAACCTGCCGGAGGCGGATAAGTCCTGGTGGGCGGCCTACCACGCCAACCTGGAACAGGTGGCCAGGGAAGCGGGCCAACCCACCTGA
- a CDS encoding toxin-antitoxin system HicB family antitoxin, translated as MDLTPYVENLRNELAVAAGAGGEEARALADRLSAPLESAVRLTLLEALSTAADEITRELAPGSVDLRLRAGSPTFVVTPAPAATAFEDTARQHDGTTDAPQLAAEGDDGPMTRINLRLPEQLKARIEEAAGRERLSVNAWLVRAAAAALQPEPPARRDRAFGQKFTGWVR; from the coding sequence ATGGACCTGACGCCCTACGTCGAGAACCTCCGCAACGAGCTCGCGGTAGCCGCCGGAGCCGGTGGCGAGGAAGCTCGGGCGCTGGCGGACCGGCTCAGCGCACCACTGGAGTCAGCAGTGCGGCTGACCCTGCTGGAAGCCCTGTCGACGGCCGCGGACGAGATCACCCGGGAGCTGGCTCCCGGCTCGGTCGACCTGCGGCTGCGCGCCGGTTCGCCCACGTTCGTGGTCACCCCGGCGCCAGCGGCCACCGCGTTCGAGGACACCGCGCGGCAGCACGATGGCACCACCGATGCGCCACAGCTGGCCGCCGAGGGCGACGACGGTCCGATGACCAGGATCAACCTGCGCCTGCCCGAACAGCTCAAGGCCAGGATCGAGGAGGCCGCGGGCCGCGAACGGCTCTCGGTCAACGCCTGGCTGGTCCGGGCCGCCGCCGCGGCACTCCAGCCAGAACCGCCGGCTCGCAGAGACCGGGCGTTCGGCCAGAAGTTCACCGGCTGGGTGCGCTAA
- a CDS encoding DUF4097 family beta strand repeat-containing protein encodes MPIFPTPAPITVELSLVSANVRINATDRIDTVVEVRPAKESNKHDVTAADQTEVSFHNGTLVVRMAKPKLLGGKGTINLVIDLPTGSQLKGDSAIADLRAAGLLGDCHFTTATGDLQFDHTGPLRLETTSGRIRVEHADGHTDVTSGSGEIWLHTVNGTAVVKNSNGPTTIGDITGDLRVNVANGNTSIERAHSTVAVKAAAGSIHIGELTRGTAVLETNAGDVELGIRQGTAAYLDINTLTGRFINDLATIGGPETNTETLKVHARTVTGDIIVRRSQPAAA; translated from the coding sequence ATGCCAATTTTCCCCACCCCCGCCCCGATCACCGTCGAGCTCTCCCTGGTGTCGGCCAACGTCCGGATCAACGCCACCGACCGCATCGACACCGTGGTCGAGGTCCGCCCGGCCAAGGAGTCGAACAAGCACGACGTCACCGCCGCCGACCAGACCGAGGTCAGCTTCCACAACGGCACCCTGGTCGTCCGGATGGCCAAGCCGAAGCTGCTGGGCGGCAAGGGAACCATCAACCTGGTGATCGACCTGCCCACCGGCTCCCAGCTGAAGGGCGACTCCGCCATCGCCGACCTGCGCGCCGCCGGCCTGCTCGGCGACTGCCACTTCACCACCGCCACCGGCGACCTCCAGTTCGACCACACCGGCCCCCTGCGCCTGGAAACCACCAGCGGCCGCATCCGGGTCGAACACGCGGACGGCCACACCGACGTCACCAGCGGCTCCGGCGAGATCTGGCTGCACACCGTCAACGGCACCGCGGTGGTCAAGAACTCCAACGGCCCCACCACCATCGGCGACATCACCGGCGACCTCCGGGTCAACGTCGCCAACGGCAACACCAGCATCGAACGCGCACACAGCACCGTCGCGGTGAAGGCCGCCGCCGGCAGCATCCACATCGGCGAACTCACCCGAGGCACCGCCGTCCTGGAAACCAACGCCGGCGACGTCGAACTGGGCATCCGCCAAGGCACCGCCGCCTACCTCGACATCAACACCCTCACCGGCCGCTTCATCAACGACCTCGCCACCATCGGCGGCCCCGAGACCAACACCGAAACCCTCAAGGTCCACGCCCGCACCGTCACCGGCGACATCATCGTCCGCCGCAGCCAGCCGGCCGCCGCCTGA
- a CDS encoding MarR family transcriptional regulator, which produces MTGPARDEAAVARFVERFALVLTDAGWSRMPARIFASLLASDDGTRTAADLAAHLQISPAAVSGGVRYLTQIGLVTKERSPGARRDHYRVRDDLWFESLLRREEQIARWIQSIKEGIQAVGPTTPTAHRLEQTRDFFEFLQAELPRLVANWQPPPRP; this is translated from the coding sequence ATGACCGGACCCGCCCGCGACGAGGCAGCGGTAGCCCGCTTCGTCGAACGCTTCGCCCTGGTCCTCACCGACGCGGGCTGGAGCCGCATGCCGGCCAGGATCTTCGCCAGCCTCCTCGCCAGCGACGACGGCACCCGCACCGCCGCGGACCTGGCCGCCCACCTGCAGATCAGCCCCGCCGCCGTCAGCGGAGGCGTCCGCTACCTCACCCAGATCGGCCTGGTCACCAAGGAACGCTCCCCAGGCGCCCGCCGCGACCACTACCGCGTCCGCGACGACCTGTGGTTCGAGTCCCTGCTCCGCCGCGAAGAGCAGATCGCCCGCTGGATCCAGAGCATCAAGGAAGGCATCCAGGCCGTCGGCCCCACCACCCCCACCGCCCACCGCCTGGAACAAACCCGAGACTTCTTCGAGTTCCTCCAAGCCGAACTCCCCCGCCTGGTCGCCAACTGGCAACCCCCGCCCCGCCCGTGA
- the lysA gene encoding diaminopimelate decarboxylase, with the protein MTLEYLIPSLQRSLRSHLEPGIWPAGTELGPENDLLVGGVSLRRVAADFGTPSYVLDEAAVRQRCREYRAALPDVEIAYASKALLTKAVARWVREEGLSLDVCSAGELAVARAVDFPAERVILHGNAKTPEDLKAAIGYGVGRVVVDSFDEIEQLGALARYPQQVLVRVTPGVDGQTHKAIATGVEDQKFGFSLASGAAAEAVRRVLGQPNLHLVGLHCHIGSQIGRVAGFELAARRMVGLLAAVRDEHGIVLPQLNIGGGHAVAYLPGEDEFDLQGFAARVRCAVNYECSARGLPVPRLVVEPGRSLVARAGVTLYRVVVVKDVPGVRTFVAVDGGMSDNMRPALYGSRYAVRMFGRTSHAAARTVTVVGRHCEAGDVIARDVPLPADIRAGDLLAVPCSGAYHHSLASNYNLVGRPPVIAVAEGRYRPIIRRETDEDVLARDLG; encoded by the coding sequence GTGACCCTGGAGTACCTCATTCCTTCGCTGCAACGCTCGCTGCGCAGCCACCTGGAGCCGGGGATCTGGCCGGCCGGGACCGAGCTGGGGCCGGAGAACGACCTGCTGGTCGGCGGGGTTTCGCTGCGGCGGGTCGCGGCTGACTTCGGCACTCCCTCCTACGTGCTGGACGAGGCGGCGGTCCGGCAGCGGTGCCGGGAGTACCGGGCCGCGTTGCCCGACGTCGAGATCGCCTACGCCAGCAAGGCGTTGCTGACCAAGGCGGTGGCGCGGTGGGTGCGGGAGGAGGGGCTTTCGCTCGATGTGTGCTCGGCTGGGGAGCTCGCCGTCGCGCGGGCGGTGGACTTCCCGGCGGAGCGGGTCATCCTGCACGGGAATGCCAAGACGCCGGAGGACCTGAAGGCCGCCATCGGGTATGGCGTTGGGCGGGTGGTGGTGGACTCGTTCGACGAGATCGAGCAGCTCGGCGCGTTGGCGCGGTATCCGCAGCAGGTGCTGGTGCGGGTGACGCCCGGGGTGGACGGGCAGACGCACAAGGCGATCGCGACCGGGGTGGAGGACCAGAAGTTCGGGTTCTCGCTGGCCAGTGGGGCCGCGGCGGAGGCGGTGCGGCGGGTGCTCGGCCAGCCGAACCTGCACCTGGTGGGGCTGCACTGCCACATCGGGTCGCAGATCGGGCGGGTGGCCGGGTTCGAGCTGGCGGCGCGGCGGATGGTCGGTCTGCTGGCCGCGGTGCGGGATGAGCACGGGATCGTGTTGCCACAGCTGAACATCGGCGGTGGGCACGCGGTGGCGTACCTGCCCGGCGAGGACGAGTTCGACCTCCAGGGGTTCGCGGCCAGGGTGCGGTGCGCGGTGAACTACGAGTGCTCGGCGCGCGGGCTGCCGGTGCCGCGGTTGGTGGTGGAGCCGGGGCGGTCGCTGGTCGCGCGGGCCGGGGTCACGCTGTACCGGGTGGTCGTGGTCAAGGACGTGCCCGGCGTGCGGACCTTCGTCGCGGTGGACGGCGGGATGAGCGACAACATGAGGCCCGCGCTCTACGGATCCCGTTACGCGGTGCGGATGTTCGGCCGCACCAGCCACGCGGCCGCGCGCACGGTGACCGTGGTCGGGCGGCACTGCGAGGCCGGGGACGTGATCGCGCGCGATGTGCCGTTGCCCGCGGACATCCGCGCGGGCGACCTGCTGGCCGTGCCCTGCTCCGGCGCCTACCACCACTCGCTGGCGTCCAACTACAACCTGGTCGGCCGGCCGCCGGTGATCGCGGTGGCCGAGGGACGTTACCGGCCGATCATCCGGCGGGAGACGGATGAGGACGTGCTGGCTCGGGATCTGGGCTGA
- a CDS encoding DMT family transporter, protein MRDRTWLVALAAALWGTDALLRTPLAQALPSATVVFWEHLIVVTLLLPWVPRALRAFAGLSWPRRFAVLVIGVGSSAVATALFTAAFRYGDPVTPLVLQKFQPVFVLLAAFVLLGERPRAHYAYFAAPALLGAWLLSFPNPLEVRVSAAVPALLALGAAALWAGGTVLGRLVSTELRPWDVTVLRFAIGLPATAVVVAGQGAPFLVDWANAPALLLLAIVPGLLALTLYYQGLRSTPAARATLAELAFPATAALIGVGLLGARLSGTQWLGFALLVVAVTALGWRERTGKGGTVRLSPDPEPARPHPSPAG, encoded by the coding sequence ATGCGGGATCGGACCTGGCTGGTGGCGCTGGCCGCCGCGCTGTGGGGCACGGACGCCCTGCTCCGCACCCCGCTCGCGCAGGCCCTGCCCTCGGCCACCGTGGTCTTCTGGGAACACTTGATCGTGGTGACCCTGCTGCTGCCCTGGGTGCCGCGCGCGCTGCGCGCCTTCGCCGGGCTGAGCTGGCCGCGGCGGTTCGCGGTGCTGGTCATCGGGGTCGGCTCCTCGGCGGTGGCGACCGCGCTGTTCACCGCCGCCTTCCGCTACGGCGACCCGGTGACCCCGCTGGTGCTGCAGAAGTTCCAGCCGGTGTTCGTGCTGCTGGCCGCCTTCGTCCTGCTCGGCGAGCGGCCGCGCGCGCACTACGCCTACTTCGCCGCGCCCGCCCTGCTCGGCGCCTGGCTGCTGAGCTTTCCGAACCCGCTGGAGGTGCGGGTCAGCGCCGCGGTCCCGGCGCTGCTGGCGCTGGGCGCGGCCGCGCTGTGGGCGGGCGGCACCGTGCTCGGCAGGCTGGTCAGCACCGAGCTGCGCCCGTGGGACGTCACGGTGCTGCGCTTCGCCATCGGCCTGCCCGCGACCGCGGTGGTGGTGGCAGGCCAGGGCGCCCCGTTCCTGGTGGACTGGGCGAACGCGCCCGCCCTGCTGTTGCTCGCGATCGTGCCCGGCCTGCTCGCGCTGACCCTGTACTACCAGGGCCTGCGCAGCACCCCGGCGGCCCGCGCCACCCTGGCCGAGCTGGCCTTCCCGGCCACCGCCGCGTTGATCGGCGTCGGCCTGCTGGGCGCGCGCCTGTCCGGCACCCAGTGGCTGGGCTTCGCGCTGCTGGTGGTCGCGGTGACCGCCCTCGGCTGGCGCGAGCGCACCGGCAAGGGCGGCACCGTCCGGCTCAGCCCAGATCCCGAGCCAGCACGTCCTCATCCGTCTCCCGCCGGATGA
- a CDS encoding superoxide dismutase: MRRLPLAATGVAAALLLITGSTAPAGADPVNSISPDSIPVLTVGRFAPYSPEAKAVTHDPKLVPEGAGVVVAATHVRHGGTLVLLSVRGLVPQRTYGAHAHTKPCGPAPADSGPHYQDVLDPVQPSVDPKYANASNEIWLDFTTDRHGVGVSKTVVPWHFGERRAKSVVIHFERTKTHHGHAGTAGARLGCVNVNF, from the coding sequence ATGCGACGTCTTCCCCTTGCCGCGACCGGCGTCGCGGCCGCGTTGCTGCTGATCACCGGCAGCACAGCGCCCGCAGGCGCCGATCCGGTCAACTCCATCTCCCCGGATTCCATTCCCGTGCTCACCGTCGGCCGCTTCGCGCCGTACAGCCCGGAGGCCAAGGCCGTCACCCACGACCCGAAGCTGGTGCCCGAGGGCGCCGGTGTGGTGGTCGCCGCGACCCACGTCCGGCACGGCGGCACCCTGGTGCTGCTCTCGGTGCGCGGTCTGGTGCCCCAGCGCACCTACGGCGCGCACGCGCACACCAAGCCGTGCGGGCCCGCGCCCGCCGACTCCGGCCCGCACTACCAGGACGTCCTCGACCCGGTGCAGCCCTCGGTCGATCCCAAGTACGCCAACGCGTCCAACGAGATCTGGCTGGACTTCACCACCGACCGGCACGGCGTCGGCGTCAGCAAGACCGTGGTGCCCTGGCACTTCGGCGAGCGCAGGGCCAAGTCAGTGGTGATCCACTTCGAGCGGACCAAGACCCACCACGGGCACGCCGGAACCGCGGGCGCGCGGCTGGGCTGCGTGAACGTTAACTTCTAG
- the dusB gene encoding tRNA dihydrouridine synthase DusB, with protein sequence MNARPPLLRVGPYQVDPPVVLAPMAGITNVAFRQLCRQYGAGLYVCEMVTTRALVERDPMTMHMITFSADEHPRSLQLYGVDPVTMDKAVRMIVDEDLADHIDMNFGCPVPKVTRKGGGAALPYKRRLFGDIVRAAVRAAEPAGIPVTVKFRIGIDEDHLTYLDAGRIAEAEGASWVALHGRTAAQRYSGQADWSAIARLKEAVRTIPVLGNGDIFSADDALRMMAETGCDGIVVGRGCLGRPWLFRDLAAAFAGEPIPAGPSLGGVAAVLHQHAELLIDHLGPDKGIRDLRKHMAWYLRGFPVGGDLRRSFAMVSSLAELEDLLAQLPPEVPFPEDAEGPRGRQGSPAKVSLPQGWLDDPEDASVPLGAELMHSGG encoded by the coding sequence GTGAACGCGCGTCCGCCCTTGCTGCGGGTCGGCCCCTACCAGGTCGATCCGCCGGTTGTGCTCGCGCCGATGGCCGGGATCACCAACGTGGCCTTCCGGCAGCTCTGCCGCCAGTACGGGGCGGGGCTGTACGTGTGCGAGATGGTCACCACCCGGGCGCTGGTCGAGCGGGACCCGATGACCATGCACATGATCACCTTCAGCGCGGACGAGCACCCGCGCTCGCTCCAGCTCTACGGGGTCGACCCGGTCACCATGGACAAGGCCGTCCGGATGATCGTGGACGAGGACCTGGCCGACCACATCGACATGAACTTCGGCTGCCCGGTGCCCAAGGTGACCCGCAAGGGCGGTGGCGCGGCGCTGCCGTACAAGCGGCGGCTCTTCGGCGACATCGTGCGGGCCGCGGTGCGGGCCGCCGAGCCCGCGGGCATCCCGGTGACGGTGAAGTTCCGGATCGGCATCGACGAGGACCACCTGACCTACCTGGACGCCGGGCGGATCGCCGAGGCCGAGGGCGCCTCCTGGGTGGCCCTGCACGGGCGGACCGCGGCGCAGCGCTACTCCGGGCAGGCCGACTGGTCGGCGATCGCGCGGCTCAAGGAAGCGGTGCGGACCATCCCGGTGCTGGGCAACGGCGACATCTTCTCCGCCGACGACGCGCTGCGGATGATGGCCGAGACCGGCTGCGACGGGATCGTGGTCGGCCGCGGCTGCCTGGGCAGGCCCTGGCTGTTCCGGGACCTGGCGGCCGCCTTCGCCGGTGAGCCGATTCCGGCAGGCCCTTCACTGGGCGGGGTGGCCGCGGTGCTGCACCAGCACGCCGAGCTGCTCATCGACCACCTCGGGCCGGACAAGGGCATCCGCGACCTGCGCAAGCACATGGCCTGGTACCTGCGCGGCTTCCCGGTCGGCGGCGACCTGCGGCGCAGCTTCGCCATGGTGTCCAGCCTGGCCGAGCTGGAGGACCTGCTCGCCCAGCTGCCGCCGGAGGTGCCGTTCCCGGAGGACGCGGAGGGGCCGCGCGGACGCCAGGGCTCACCGGCGAAGGTCAGCCTGCCGCAGGGGTGGCTGGACGATCCGGAGGACGCCTCGGTCCCGCTCGGCGCGGAGCTGATGCACTCCGGCGGATGA
- a CDS encoding GGDEF domain-containing protein, whose product MVQLHESIAALFASRGQWRQAYQHLRSALDLLSSEQTNPPQVPEQLRREVDRLRREHAEAREQSLRDSLTASYNRRYLDQRLLGLLGEADRQGGLAVALVDLDFFKQVNDTFGHLIGDRVLQRVVELLQDGLPEGAFCARYGGEEFVLVVPGIDTGTAVAVCEAARARVERYPWTQLAPDLRVTVSIGLAHELTGSPADTPATDPKEQLLRADSLLYVAKQSGRNAVAYREQDGRVRLAGAAGGRRAVAQPRPVGYN is encoded by the coding sequence CTGGTGCAGTTGCACGAGTCGATCGCCGCGCTGTTCGCCTCCCGGGGACAGTGGCGGCAGGCCTACCAACACCTGCGTTCGGCGCTGGACCTGCTCTCCTCCGAGCAGACCAACCCGCCGCAGGTGCCCGAGCAGCTGCGCCGCGAGGTGGACCGGCTGCGTCGCGAGCACGCCGAGGCGCGCGAGCAGAGCCTGCGGGACAGCCTCACCGCCAGCTACAACCGGCGCTACCTGGACCAGCGGCTGCTCGGCCTGCTCGGCGAAGCGGACCGGCAGGGCGGGCTGGCCGTGGCCCTGGTGGACCTGGACTTCTTCAAGCAGGTCAACGACACCTTCGGCCACCTCATCGGCGACCGGGTGCTCCAGCGGGTGGTGGAGCTGCTGCAGGACGGGTTGCCCGAGGGCGCGTTCTGCGCCCGCTACGGTGGCGAGGAATTTGTGCTCGTGGTGCCGGGCATCGACACCGGGACGGCGGTCGCCGTCTGTGAAGCGGCACGTGCGCGCGTCGAGCGGTATCCGTGGACGCAGCTGGCCCCGGACCTGCGGGTCACGGTGAGTATTGGGCTGGCGCACGAGCTGACCGGCTCACCTGCGGACACGCCAGCGACTGATCCGAAGGAGCAGTTGTTGCGCGCGGACAGCTTGCTCTACGTGGCCAAGCAGTCCGGCCGGAACGCGGTCGCGTACCGGGAACAGGACGGTCGCGTTCGGCTCGCCGGAGCGGCCGGTGGGCGACGGGCAGTGGCTCAACCGCGCCCGGTTGGCTATAACTGA